One window of Cervus elaphus chromosome 2, mCerEla1.1, whole genome shotgun sequence genomic DNA carries:
- the LOC122706741 gene encoding interferon-induced transmembrane protein 3-like, with protein sequence MNRTSQPFFTGAHGAVPPAYEVLKEEHEVAVLGAPQSQAPVTTTVINIRSETAVPDHIVWSLFNTIFMNCCCLGFVAFAYSVKSRDRKMIGDIIGAQSYASTAKCLNICALVLGLLLIIILIIIVSTGSLMILQALSELIQNHGGH encoded by the exons ATGAACCGCACATCCCAGCCCTTCTTCACTGGGGCCCACGGGGCGGTGCCCCCAGCCTACGAGGTGCTGAAGGAGGAGCACGAGGTGGCCGTGCTGGGGGCGCCCCAGAGCCAGGCGCCCGTGACGACCACGGTGATCAACATCCGCAGCGAGACCGCCGTGCCCGACCACATCGTGTGGTCTCTGTTCAACACCATCTTCATGAACTGCTGCTGCCTGGGCTTCGTGGCATTCGCCTACTCTGTGAAG TCTAGGGACCGGAAGATGATCGGCGACATCATTGGGGCCCAGAGCTACGCCTCCACCGCCAAGTGCCTGAACATCTGCGCCCTGGTCCTGGGCCTCCTTCTGATTATCATCCTCATCATCATTGTGTCCACCGGCTCCCTGATGATTCTTCAAGCACTCTCGGAGCTCATACAGAACCATGGAGGCCACTAG
- the LOC122706748 gene encoding interferon-induced transmembrane protein 1-like translates to MIKEEHEVAVLGVPQSQAPMTTTVINIRSETSVPDHIVWSLFNTIFMNWCCLGFVAFAYSVKSRDRKMVGDITGAQSYASTAKCLNIWALVLGIFLTIGSIVLLVFVYRGAYQMSLEMMKNRGY, encoded by the exons ATGATCAAGGAGGAGCACGAGGTGGCCGTGCTGGGGGTGCCCCAGAGCCAGGCGCCCATGACGACCACGGTGATTAATATCCGCAGCGAGACCTCTGTTCCCGACCACATCGTGTGGTCCCTGTTCAACACCATCTTCATGAACTGGTGCTGCCTGGGCTTCGTGGCATTCGCCTACTCTGTGAAG TCTAGGGACCGGAAGATGGTCGGTGACATCACTGGGGCCCAGAGCTACGCCTCCACCGCCAAGTGCCTGAACATCTGGGCCCTGGTCctgggcatctttctgaccaTTGGATCGAtcgttcttctcgtttttgtctACCGGGGAGCCTACCAGATGAGTTTGGAGATGATGAAAAATAGAGGATACTAG
- the LOC122706752 gene encoding interferon-induced transmembrane protein 3-like, with translation MFSGEQEVAVMGAPPGSAPVKNAVIDIQTESPRRDHIVWSLFNTLFMNICCLGFVAFAYSVKSRDRKMVGDITGAQSYASTAKCLNICSLVLGLLLIIIFIIVFATRSVPSFRLHFSTF, from the exons ATGTTCTCAGGGGAGCAGGAGGTGGCTGTGATGGGGGCACCCCCAGGCTCAGCTCCCGTGAAGAATGCAGTGATTGACATCCAGACGGAGAGCCCCAGACGTGACCACATCGTCTGGTCCCTGTTCAACACGCTGTTCATGAACATCTGCTGCCTGGGCTTCGTGGCATTCGCCTACTCCGTGAAG TCTAGGGACCGGAAGATGGTCGGCGACATCACTGGGGCCCAGAGCTACGCCTCCACCGCCAAGTGCCTGAACATCTGCTCCCTGGTCCTGGGCCTCCTTCTGATCATCATATTTATCATTGTTTTTGCCACTAGATCAGTGCCGAGTTTCAGGctacatttttctacattttag